Proteins co-encoded in one Epinephelus moara isolate mb chromosome 11, YSFRI_EMoa_1.0, whole genome shotgun sequence genomic window:
- the myca gene encoding transcriptional regulator Myc-A has protein sequence MPLNSSLASKNYDYDYDSLQPYFYYDNEEEDFYPQQLQPPAPSEDIWKKFELLPTPPLSPSRRPSLSSLFPSTADQLEMVTEFLGDDVVNQSIICDADYSQTFLKSIIIQDCMWSGFSAAAKLEKVVSERLASLHAARKESAAGECAEPAGAAAWRLNSSYLQDLNTSASECIDPSVVFPYPIAETPKQSAGTPPSKDLGLDTPPNSGSSSSSCSDSEDEDGDDDEEEEEEEEEDQEEEEEIDVVTVEKRQAVKRCDPSPAETRHPSPLVLKRCHVSTHQHNYAAHPSMRHEQPAVKRLKLESSSSSSGGGGGGGSSGGHSRVLKQISSNRKCSSPRTSDTEDYDKRRTHNVLERQRRNELKLSFFALRDEIPEVANNEKAAKVVILKKATECIYSMQTDEQRLLSLKEQLRRKSELLKQRLAQLQSSRA, from the exons ATGCCGCTGAATTCAAGTTTGGCGAGTAAAAACTATGACTACGACTACGACTCCCTGCAACCGTATTTCTACTATGATAACGAGGAGGAGGATTTCTACCCTCAGCAGCTTCAGCCTCCGGCACCAAGCGAAGACATCTGGAAGAAATTTGAACTGCTGCCGacccctcccctctccccgAGCCGCCGGCCGTCCCTGTCAAGCCTCTTCCCATCCACGGCGGATCAGCTGGAGATGGTGACCGAGTTCCTGGGCGACGACGTGGTCAACCAGAGCATCATCTGCGACGCAGACTACTCCCAGACCTTCCTCAAGTCCATCATCATCCAGGACTGCATGTGGAGCGGCTTCTCCGCCGCGGCCAAGCTGGAGAAGGTGGTGTCGGAGCGGCTCGCCTCCCTGCACGCCGCGAGGAAGGAGTCGGCGGCCGGTGAGTGCGCGGAGCCCGCCGGTGCAGCCGCCTGGAGGCTCAACAGCAGCTACCTGCAAGACCTCAACACATCCGCGTCGGAGTGCATCGATCCATCTGTGGTTTTCCCGTATCCGATTGCAGAGACGCCCAAGCAGAGCGCAGGGACGCCGCCTAGTAAGGATTTGGGACTGGACACGCCGCCaaacagcggcagcagcagcagcagttgtagtgACTCAG AAGACGAGGAtggagatgatgatgaggaggaggaggaagaggaggaggaggaccaggaggaagaggaggagatcgATGTGGTGACAGTGGAGAAGAGGCAGGCGGTGAAGCGGTGCGACCCCAGCCCGGCGGAGACCAGGCACCCGAGCCCTCTCGTGCTGAAGAGGTGCCACGTCTCCACCCACCAGCATAATTACGCCGCCCATCCATCCATGAGGCACGAGCAGCCGGCTGTCAAGAGGCTGAAGttggagagcagcagcagcagcagtggaggaggaggaggaggtggcagCAGCGGCGGACACAGCAGGGTCCTCAAACAGATCAGCAGCAACCGCAAGTGTTCGAGCCCGAGGACGTCTGACACAGAGGACTATGACAAGAGACGGACACATAACGTACTGGAGCGCCAGAGGAGGAACGAGCTCAAGTTGAGCTTCTTCGCCCTGCGGGATGAGATCCCTGAAGTCGCCAACAACGAGAAGGCGGCCAAAGTGGTGATCCTGAAGAAAGCTACAGAGTGCATTTACAGCATGCAGACAGACGAACAGAGACTCCTCTCGCTCAAAGAACAGCTGAGGAGGAAAAGTGAACTTCTAAAGCAGAGACTTGCACAGCTGCAGAGCTCTCGCGCTTAA